A single region of the Brachypodium distachyon strain Bd21 chromosome 3, Brachypodium_distachyon_v3.0, whole genome shotgun sequence genome encodes:
- the LOC112271927 gene encoding uncharacterized protein LOC112271927, producing the protein MDNAMTDGGVAELYVEHFDSEEVEQENAEESDWEADNEANNEAQEQEQDDGVVDIRIGETYSKHKGSKVPLVHVQEVDSEFVSALLCDAPSVETIEDDMENLIISPRREGFSTPKSSEKDTHNSTDVTPTKDELDAHLESFRQFYGYSQEDKRKRAKRSLIPAVPHPSIQPKPKLAAASKAKRKHPGPKPSSQPEVAPSSKRAKNETSEMEQVEPENTEDESDIEYVPPEECSSGEDSEVEQVRKIARDKEPEEG; encoded by the coding sequence ATGGATAATGCCATGACAGATGGTGGTGTTGCAGAACTCTATGTGGAGCATTTTGATTCTGAAGAAGTGGAACAGGAAAATGCTGAGGAAAGTGACTGGGAGGCAGACAATGAGGCAAATAATGAGgcacaggagcaggagcaagaTGATGGTGTGGTTGACATAAGAATTGGTGAGACATATTCAAAGCATAAAGGAAGTAAAGTTCCTCTAGTCCATGTACAGGAAGTGGATTCAGAATTTGTGTCTGCACTTTTATGTGATGCACCTTCCGTTGAAACAATAGAAGATGACATGGAGAATCTTATAATCTCACCAAGGAGAGAAGGGTTTAGCACACCCAAGAGTTCTGAGAAGGACACACACAACTCAACAGATGTGACCCCAACTAAGGATGAACTAGATGCACATCTAGAGTCTTTCAGGCAGTTTTATGGTTACAGTCAGGAAGATAAGAGGAAGAGAGCAAAGAGGAGCTTAATACCTGCAGTTCCACATCCATCAATTCAGCCTAAACCTAAattagcagcagcaagcaaagCCAAGAGGAAACATCCAGGTCCAAAGCCATCAAGTCAGCCTGAAGTAGCACCATCAAGTAAAAGGGCCAAGAATGAAACAAGTGAGATGGAACAAGTGGAACCTGAAAATACTGAAGATGAAAGTGACATTGAATATGTACCTCCAGAAGAATGCAGCTCAGGTGAGGACTCAGAAGTAGAACAAGTAAGGAAGATTGCTAGAGATAAGGAGCCAGAAGAGGGCTAA